The proteins below are encoded in one region of Mycobacterium pseudokansasii:
- a CDS encoding ABC transporter ATP-binding protein has translation MSSDNVSALIDIRGLIKNFGVVRALDGLDLTVHEGEVHGFLGPNGAGKSTTIRILLGLAKADGGSARLLGRDPWADAVELHRQIAYVPGDVTLWPTLTGGETIELLARMRGGIDERLRADLIERFEFDPRKKVRTYSKGNRQKVSLISAFSSRARLLLLDEPSSGLDPLMENVFQQCVKEARGRGVTILLSSHILAETEALCERVTIIQAGKTVESGSLESMRHLSRTSIKAEMIGDPGDLTRIKGVEDVTVEGTTVRAQVDSESLGELVRVLGDAGVRSLVSQPPSLEELFLRHYSVGPHVGERTQEVPST, from the coding sequence ATGTCCAGTGACAACGTCTCGGCCCTCATCGATATTCGGGGCCTGATCAAGAACTTCGGGGTGGTGCGTGCGCTCGACGGCCTTGATCTCACGGTGCACGAAGGCGAGGTGCACGGCTTTCTCGGACCCAATGGCGCCGGGAAGTCGACCACCATCCGGATTCTGTTAGGCCTGGCGAAGGCTGACGGCGGCAGTGCGCGGCTGCTGGGTCGTGACCCCTGGGCGGACGCGGTTGAGTTGCACCGCCAAATTGCCTATGTTCCAGGCGATGTCACGTTGTGGCCAACGTTGACCGGTGGCGAGACGATCGAACTGCTGGCTCGGATGCGGGGCGGTATCGACGAGAGGCTTCGTGCGGACTTGATCGAGCGCTTCGAATTCGATCCGCGCAAGAAGGTACGCACCTATTCGAAAGGCAACCGCCAGAAGGTGTCCCTGATTTCGGCATTTTCGTCACGGGCCAGGCTGCTGCTGCTGGACGAACCCTCCAGCGGGTTGGACCCGTTGATGGAGAACGTCTTTCAGCAATGTGTCAAGGAAGCACGCGGCCGTGGGGTCACCATCCTGCTCTCCAGCCATATTCTGGCCGAAACGGAAGCCCTGTGCGAACGGGTCACCATCATTCAGGCCGGCAAGACCGTCGAGAGCGGCTCATTGGAATCCATGCGCCACCTCAGTCGAACCTCGATCAAGGCCGAAATGATCGGCGACCCCGGCGATCTCACCAGGATCAAGGGCGTCGAAGACGTCACCGTCGAGGGCACCACAGTGCGCGCCCAGGTCGACAGCGAAAGCCTGGGTGAACTGGTCCGGGTGCTCGGCGACGCCGGGGTGCGCAGTCTGGTCAGCCAACCACCTTCGCTCGAGGAACTGTTCCTGCGCCACTACAGCGT
- a CDS encoding TetR/AcrR family transcriptional regulator: MRSVDLTAAARIRDAAIEQFGQHGFGVGLRTIAEAAEVSAALVIHHFGSKEGLRKACDDYVAEEIRSEKSTAMQSNDPATWLGQLAQVESYAPLMAYLVRSMQSGGELAMTLWQKMIDNTEDYLEEGVRAGTVKPSRDPQARAKYLAITGGGGFLLYLQMHATPTDLRAVLRDYTRDMVLPALEVYTEGLLADRSMYEAFLAEEKQGESDVQ, from the coding sequence ATGCGTTCAGTCGACTTGACTGCGGCGGCCCGCATCAGGGATGCGGCGATCGAGCAGTTTGGTCAGCACGGTTTCGGCGTTGGACTGCGAACCATCGCCGAAGCCGCGGAAGTGAGCGCCGCCCTGGTCATCCACCACTTCGGCTCCAAGGAGGGTCTGCGCAAGGCCTGCGACGACTACGTCGCCGAAGAGATCCGCAGCGAAAAGTCGACGGCGATGCAGTCCAACGACCCGGCCACCTGGCTCGGCCAGCTCGCCCAAGTCGAGTCCTACGCGCCGCTGATGGCCTACCTGGTGCGCAGCATGCAATCGGGCGGTGAATTGGCGATGACGTTGTGGCAGAAGATGATCGACAATACCGAAGACTACCTCGAGGAGGGAGTGCGCGCCGGCACCGTCAAACCCAGCCGCGACCCGCAGGCCAGGGCCAAATACCTGGCCATCACCGGGGGCGGCGGCTTTCTGTTGTACCTGCAAATGCATGCAACCCCAACCGATCTGCGTGCCGTACTCCGTGACTACACGCGCGACATGGTGCTGCCGGCGCTGGAGGTCTACACCGAGGGCCTGCTGGCTGATCGCTCCATGTACGAGGCCTTCCTGGCCGAAGAGAAGCAAGGAGAATCCGATGTCCAGTGA